From Streptomyces durmitorensis, a single genomic window includes:
- a CDS encoding CDP-alcohol phosphatidyltransferase family protein, with protein MRRDIPPLDEVRRITQKKRDAWWTVILVDPVATPLVRWTAMRTRITPNQITWGAFLLGLVSAAFFALGDWQWLVAGAVVYHFSFILDCMDGKVARLTGTGSVFGAWLDFVFDRIRVMACAVALMGGQFHRTGDAFYIWAAVAVVALDTLRYINGLEIFKIRHTMRKQIKVRMRAARRAENEAELAFMEDLLRDNPEADIEQDMQKAQSEQGVPETPEAPEPVSKRQVIDLHQEFRHKFPAYLRARSFLLRHRIRTHLVSGIEFQMGVFMIGPLFDVVLPATIVSGALLLVFELAIIYKLLLSTRDFTRTIDSFEERKLIAAA; from the coding sequence ATGCGACGAGACATACCGCCCCTCGACGAGGTGCGCCGCATCACCCAGAAGAAGCGCGATGCCTGGTGGACCGTGATTCTGGTCGACCCGGTCGCCACGCCGCTCGTGCGGTGGACGGCGATGCGGACCAGAATCACGCCCAACCAGATCACCTGGGGCGCGTTCTTGCTGGGGCTCGTCTCCGCGGCGTTCTTCGCGCTGGGCGACTGGCAGTGGCTGGTCGCCGGTGCCGTCGTCTACCACTTCAGCTTCATCCTCGACTGCATGGACGGCAAGGTCGCCCGCCTCACCGGCACCGGCTCGGTGTTCGGGGCGTGGCTCGACTTCGTCTTCGACCGCATCCGTGTGATGGCGTGCGCGGTGGCCCTGATGGGCGGCCAGTTCCACCGCACCGGGGACGCGTTCTACATCTGGGCCGCGGTCGCCGTGGTCGCCCTCGACACGCTGCGTTACATCAACGGGCTCGAGATCTTCAAGATCCGTCACACCATGCGTAAGCAGATCAAGGTCCGCATGAGGGCGGCCCGCCGGGCCGAGAACGAAGCCGAGCTGGCCTTCATGGAGGACCTGCTCCGGGACAACCCCGAGGCCGACATCGAGCAGGACATGCAGAAGGCGCAGTCGGAGCAGGGGGTTCCGGAAACCCCGGAGGCCCCTGAGCCCGTGTCCAAGCGCCAGGTCATCGACCTGCACCAGGAGTTCCGCCACAAGTTCCCCGCGTACCTGCGGGCGCGGTCCTTCCTGCTGCGGCACCGGATCCGTACGCACCTGGTGAGCGGCATCGAGTTCCAGATGGGTGTCTTCATGATCGGCCCGCTGTTCGACGTGGTGCTCCCGGCGACGATCGTCTCCGGTGCGCTGCTCCTCGTCTTCGAGCTGGCCATCATCTACAAGCTGCTGCTTTCGACGCGGGACTTCACGCGGACGATCGATTCCTTCGAGGAGCGCAAGCTGATCGCGGCAGCGTAG
- the mgt gene encoding macrolide-inactivating glycosyltransferase gives MTTRQRAHIAMFSIAAHGHVNPSLEVIRELVARGHRVTYAIPHLFEEKVAETGAEPVLFTTTLPGPDDDPEAWGTELIDNIEPFLTEAIETLPQLAAAYEGDEPDLVLHDITSYPARVLARRWGVPEISLSPNLVAWDGYEEEVAEPMYADLKETERGKAYYARFHAWLEENGISQHPDPFVGRPPRSLVLIPKAFQPNADRVDETVHTFVGACQGDRSAQGDWERPAGAQKVLLVSLGSSFTKQPAFYRECVKAFGGLPGWHVVLQVGKHVEASELGDVPGNVEVRQWVPQLAVLKQADAFITHAGAGGSQEGLATATPMVAVPQAVDQFGNADMLQGLGVARHVPVEEATAETLRAAVLGLVDDPEVARRLADVQAGMAGEGGTKRAADLIEEELAKAAGRAGA, from the coding sequence GACCACACGCCAGCGTGCCCATATCGCCATGTTCTCCATCGCCGCGCACGGGCACGTCAACCCGAGCCTCGAAGTGATCCGCGAGCTCGTCGCCCGCGGCCACCGCGTCACGTACGCGATCCCGCACCTCTTCGAGGAGAAGGTCGCCGAGACCGGCGCCGAGCCCGTCCTCTTCACGACGACACTGCCCGGCCCGGACGACGACCCGGAGGCGTGGGGCACCGAACTGATCGACAACATCGAGCCGTTCCTCACCGAGGCGATCGAGACGCTGCCGCAGCTGGCGGCGGCGTACGAAGGAGACGAGCCGGACCTCGTGCTGCACGACATCACCTCCTATCCCGCGCGCGTGCTCGCCCGCCGCTGGGGTGTGCCCGAGATCTCGCTCTCGCCGAACCTGGTGGCCTGGGACGGGTACGAGGAAGAGGTCGCGGAGCCGATGTACGCCGACCTGAAGGAGACCGAGCGCGGCAAGGCCTATTACGCGCGCTTCCACGCCTGGCTGGAGGAGAACGGGATCAGCCAGCACCCCGATCCCTTCGTCGGCCGCCCGCCGCGCTCCCTCGTCCTGATCCCCAAGGCGTTCCAGCCGAACGCCGACCGGGTCGACGAGACGGTGCACACGTTCGTCGGCGCCTGTCAGGGCGACCGGTCGGCGCAGGGCGACTGGGAGCGTCCCGCCGGCGCGCAGAAGGTACTGCTCGTCTCACTCGGCTCGTCCTTCACCAAGCAGCCCGCCTTCTACCGTGAGTGCGTCAAGGCGTTCGGGGGTCTGCCCGGTTGGCATGTCGTGCTTCAGGTCGGCAAACATGTCGAGGCGAGTGAACTGGGGGACGTCCCGGGGAATGTGGAAGTCCGTCAGTGGGTGCCGCAGCTCGCGGTCCTCAAGCAGGCCGACGCCTTCATCACGCACGCAGGCGCGGGCGGCAGTCAGGAAGGTCTCGCCACCGCGACGCCGATGGTCGCCGTGCCGCAGGCCGTCGACCAGTTCGGCAACGCGGACATGCTCCAGGGGCTCGGGGTGGCCCGGCACGTACCGGTGGAGGAGGCCACCGCCGAGACGCTGCGGGCGGCCGTGCTCGGCCTGGTCGACGATCCGGAGGTGGCGCGTCGACTCGCCGATGTGCAGGCCGGGATGGCGGGGGAGGGCGGCACGAAGAGGGCGGCCGACCTGATCGAGGAGGAGCTCGCGAAGGCGGCCGGGCGGGCCGGGGCGTAA